GAAGCCGGAGGTCCCGCTCTTCGTCATCTCCATCAGGCTCAAGGCGAGGCCCGCCGCCAAGAAGATCGGGGACGTCGCCATGACCAGGGCGGAGAGGGGTAACGTGTATGTCAGCATCTCGGACGAGATGTACGCCCCCGGCACCCTGCAGAGTCTCTGGAAGGCATACGGGAGGGACAACGTCCAACAGACCGACAGGTTGGATATAACGGTCCGCGGTCCCGACACGTCCGCCGAGGTGGACGCCATCGAGGTGGAGTCCCAGGAACAGCCCGTGCAGGAGATCATCGGGGCCCTGTGGAGGGTCATGCCGGAGGGTATCAGGAACAGGCGCGTCCTCACCGACGGCAACACCATAACCGTCATGGCTACGGAGGAGATCGTCCGCCCGGAGCATATGCGCGAGGCGCAGGAGATCCACGACAAGATGGTCAGAGGAGAGGATCCGAATGTATGAGGTCATAATGTACGACGGCGGGATCTACCGTTCCGACGAGCTATTCGAGCTGATCGAGGATGTGGGAGGGGTCGTCCTCCTCAAGAACAGGAGCGCACAGATGCTCACCGTCACCATGTCCATACCCAGCGAGGACAGGGAGGTCGTGGAGGCCCTCTGCAAGGACATCGGAGGGCAGGTCAAGGAGGTCCCGTTGGCCGGGACCGAGATCGCCGTGGTGGGCCCGACCCTGGGACGTCATCACATGCCGCATCCTATCTGCGACGTCGCCGAGTATCTCAGGAGGCTCGGGGCCGTGACGGTGGTCATGGGTCTCGCCAGAGGCCGCGGGAAGAACACCTCGCAGATCAACCTCCAGGAGACGTCCATCATCGACGAGTACGATGCATGCGTCTTCATGCTGGGTAATTTCAAACCGTGTGTGGAGACGAAGGCCGATCTTCTGCTCAGCAAGATCAACATCCCGACCGTCCTGATGTGCGGACCGAAACCCGAGGGTATCGAGGACACCTGTGACGCCATAGTGTGGGGCATAGGCAGGAAGGCGGCCCGTATGAGGGAGCCGGAGGACAGGAAGA
The nucleotide sequence above comes from Candidatus Methanomethylophilus alvi Mx1201. Encoded proteins:
- a CDS encoding methanogenesis marker 17 protein, which gives rise to MASETIVSGPDQYGNDKYKLLYEEIMYDIGKLAMLDRSYLLLKPEVPLFVISIRLKARPAAKKIGDVAMTRAERGNVYVSISDEMYAPGTLQSLWKAYGRDNVQQTDRLDITVRGPDTSAEVDAIEVESQEQPVQEIIGALWRVMPEGIRNRRVLTDGNTITVMATEEIVRPEHMREAQEIHDKMVRGEDPNV
- a CDS encoding methyl-coenzyme M reductase family protein, which encodes MYEVIMYDGGIYRSDELFELIEDVGGVVLLKNRSAQMLTVTMSIPSEDREVVEALCKDIGGQVKEVPLAGTEIAVVGPTLGRHHMPHPICDVAEYLRRLGAVTVVMGLARGRGKNTSQINLQETSIIDEYDACVFMLGNFKPCVETKADLLLSKINIPTVLMCGPKPEGIEDTCDAIVWGIGRKAARMREPEDRKKLEEVGDRVDDVLDEKKKALEEDPPFVHPSEIKALLENFEPIDMCLRPAPLVMHLDGLRAKISYDEYHEQIENMEVYGRRLGDVCVITPSKINDSSMLIRIKTRSQVAYEDSLKARQ